A part of Jiangella alba genomic DNA contains:
- a CDS encoding LacI family DNA-binding transcriptional regulator, producing MTTTRVTIAEIAREAGVSEATVSKVLNGRTEVAPATRARVQDLLDARGYERRGTRVEERTGLIDLVISELNTPWSMDVLRGAEQEARRAGAAVVVTATEGRDDASWLDRVTARRSDGVLLALAPLPAGGARRLTAAGIPFVLVDPVGGFDAAIPTVGVTNWAGALAATEHLIGLGHRRIGVITGPSELVCSQQRVEGYRAALGRAGLPADDALVRYGDFRPDGGSAQARVLLDLPDPPTAVFAGSDLQATGVYAEAHRRGLRVPDHLSVVGFDDVALCEWVSPALTTVRQPLMEMARIAIRTVLDPPGTDQPLRIELATSLITRESTAAP from the coding sequence GTGACGACCACCCGGGTGACGATCGCCGAGATCGCCCGCGAGGCCGGCGTCTCCGAGGCGACGGTCAGCAAGGTGCTCAACGGCCGGACGGAGGTCGCGCCGGCCACCCGCGCCCGCGTCCAGGACCTGCTCGACGCCCGCGGCTACGAGCGTCGCGGCACCCGCGTCGAGGAGCGGACCGGACTCATCGACCTCGTCATCTCCGAGCTGAACACGCCGTGGTCGATGGACGTGCTGCGCGGCGCCGAGCAGGAGGCCCGCCGGGCCGGCGCCGCCGTCGTCGTCACGGCCACCGAGGGCCGCGACGACGCGAGCTGGCTCGACCGCGTCACCGCCCGCCGCTCCGACGGCGTCCTGCTCGCGCTGGCGCCGCTGCCGGCCGGTGGCGCGCGCCGGCTCACCGCGGCCGGCATCCCGTTCGTGCTGGTCGACCCCGTCGGCGGGTTCGACGCCGCCATCCCCACCGTCGGCGTCACGAACTGGGCGGGCGCGCTGGCCGCCACCGAGCACCTGATCGGCCTCGGGCACCGGCGCATCGGCGTCATCACGGGCCCGTCGGAACTGGTCTGCAGCCAGCAGCGGGTCGAGGGCTACCGCGCGGCGCTCGGCCGGGCCGGGCTGCCGGCCGACGACGCGCTCGTCCGCTACGGCGACTTCCGCCCCGACGGCGGTTCGGCCCAGGCTCGTGTGCTGCTCGACCTGCCCGACCCGCCGACGGCCGTCTTCGCCGGGTCGGACCTGCAGGCCACCGGCGTCTACGCCGAGGCGCACCGGCGCGGGCTGCGCGTCCCCGACCACCTCAGCGTCGTCGGCTTCGACGACGTCGCGCTGTGCGAGTGGGTGTCGCCGGCGCTCACCACGGTGCGTCAGCCGCTGATGGAGATGGCCCGCATCGCCATCCGCACGGTCCTCGACCCGCCCGGCACCGACCAGCCGCTGCGGATCGAGCTGGCCACCAGCCTGATCACCCGGGAGAGCACGGCCGCTCCCTAG
- a CDS encoding fumarylacetoacetate hydrolase family protein, whose product MLLVRFATPSSPQASVGVLDGDTVTTLDGAGSLAELWRLPLASLRSVVESASGPVLPVDGVSLLPPVDGGTEVWACGVTYKVSEEARVEESERSASVYEQVYDAERPELFFKSVAWRVVGDGEPIAVRADSRIDVPEPEVAVVVTAHGEIAGYTVCNDVSSRTIEGENPLYLPQAKAYLGACAVGPGVRPAWEVPHPYALPVSMSITRDGADDWSGTASTSQLRRRFDELVSFLVRADVFPDGAVLSTGTCLVPAAPWTLRTGDVVRIEVGGVSALSNPVVEGVEAMSWLAGARDDVRLRAAP is encoded by the coding sequence GTGCTGCTGGTCAGGTTCGCCACCCCGTCGTCCCCCCAGGCGAGCGTCGGCGTGCTCGACGGCGACACCGTCACCACGCTCGACGGGGCCGGGTCGCTCGCTGAGCTGTGGCGGTTGCCGCTGGCGTCGCTGCGCTCCGTCGTCGAGAGCGCGTCCGGGCCGGTGCTGCCCGTCGACGGCGTGTCGCTGCTGCCGCCCGTCGACGGCGGCACCGAGGTGTGGGCCTGCGGCGTCACGTACAAGGTGTCCGAGGAGGCGCGGGTCGAGGAGAGCGAGCGGTCCGCGTCGGTCTACGAGCAGGTCTACGACGCCGAGCGGCCGGAGCTGTTCTTCAAGTCCGTCGCCTGGCGGGTGGTCGGCGACGGCGAGCCCATCGCCGTCCGCGCCGACTCCCGCATCGACGTCCCGGAGCCCGAGGTCGCGGTCGTCGTCACCGCGCACGGCGAGATCGCCGGGTACACCGTCTGCAACGACGTCTCGTCGCGGACCATCGAGGGCGAGAACCCGCTCTACCTCCCGCAGGCCAAGGCCTACCTCGGCGCGTGCGCCGTCGGCCCGGGCGTCCGGCCCGCGTGGGAGGTGCCCCACCCGTACGCGCTGCCGGTGTCCATGTCGATCACGCGCGACGGCGCCGACGACTGGTCCGGCACGGCGAGCACGTCGCAACTGCGCCGCCGGTTCGACGAGCTGGTGTCGTTCCTGGTGCGCGCCGACGTCTTCCCCGACGGCGCCGTGCTGTCCACCGGCACCTGCCTGGTCCCGGCCGCGCCGTGGACGCTGCGGACCGGCGACGTCGTCCGCATCGAGGTCGGCGGCGTCAGCGCGCTGTCCAACCCGGTCGTCGAGGGCGTCGAGGCGATGTCGTGGCTGGCCGGCGCGCGCGACGACGTCAGGTTGCGTGCGGCGCCGTGA
- the xylA gene encoding xylose isomerase codes for MNDYTPTREDRFSFGLWTVGWEGVDVFGGAVRPRLDPALAVHKLAELGAYGITFHDNDVIPFGASPSERDAALKPFRAALDETGLQVPMVTTNLFSHPVFRDGGFTNNDRDVRRFAVRKAADQIDLGAELGAKVFVAWGGREGAESGAAKDVRAALDRYKEAFDLLGQYILDRGYDLRVAIEPKPNEPRGDILLPTIGHAIAFINELEHPELVGLNPEVGHEEMASMNYAHGIAQALWHGKLFHIDLNGQTGPRYDQDFRFGAGNARGAFWTVDVIESGGYDGPRHFDFKPPRTEDMDGVWASAAGCMRNYLILREKTAAFRADPEVQEALAAARLDQLATPTAAPGETVDSLRADAFDPEEAAQRGMAFERLDQLALDYLYGVR; via the coding sequence ATGAACGACTACACCCCCACCCGCGAGGACAGGTTCTCCTTCGGCCTCTGGACGGTCGGCTGGGAGGGCGTGGACGTGTTCGGCGGCGCCGTCCGCCCGCGGCTCGACCCCGCGCTCGCCGTGCACAAGCTGGCCGAGCTGGGCGCCTACGGCATCACCTTCCACGACAACGACGTCATCCCGTTCGGGGCGTCGCCGTCCGAGCGCGACGCCGCGCTGAAGCCGTTCCGCGCGGCCCTCGACGAGACCGGCCTGCAGGTCCCGATGGTCACCACGAACCTGTTCTCGCACCCGGTCTTCCGCGACGGCGGGTTCACCAACAACGACCGCGACGTGCGCCGCTTCGCCGTCCGCAAGGCCGCCGACCAGATCGACCTCGGCGCTGAGCTGGGCGCCAAGGTGTTCGTCGCCTGGGGCGGCCGCGAGGGCGCCGAGTCGGGCGCCGCCAAGGACGTCAGGGCCGCGCTCGACCGCTACAAGGAGGCGTTCGACCTCCTCGGCCAGTACATCCTCGACCGCGGCTACGACCTCAGGGTGGCCATCGAGCCGAAGCCGAACGAGCCGCGCGGCGACATCCTGCTGCCGACCATCGGCCACGCCATCGCGTTCATCAACGAGCTCGAGCACCCTGAACTGGTCGGCCTCAACCCCGAGGTCGGGCACGAGGAGATGGCGTCGATGAACTACGCGCACGGCATCGCCCAGGCGCTGTGGCACGGCAAGCTCTTCCACATCGACCTCAACGGCCAGACCGGCCCGCGCTACGACCAGGACTTCCGGTTCGGCGCCGGCAACGCCCGCGGCGCCTTCTGGACCGTCGACGTCATCGAGTCCGGCGGCTACGACGGGCCGCGGCACTTCGACTTCAAGCCGCCGCGCACCGAGGACATGGACGGCGTCTGGGCGTCGGCCGCGGGCTGCATGCGCAACTACCTCATCCTGCGCGAGAAGACCGCCGCGTTCCGCGCCGACCCGGAGGTCCAGGAGGCGCTGGCCGCGGCTCGGCTGGACCAGCTGGCCACCCCCACGGCGGCCCCGGGCGAGACCGTCGACTCGCTGCGCGCCGACGCGTTCGACCCCGAGGAGGCGGCGCAGCGCGGCATGGCGTTCGAGCGGCTCGACCAGCTGGCGCTGGACTATCTCTACGGAGTCCGCTGA
- a CDS encoding arginase family protein, with amino-acid sequence MGWFLLGAPWDCSASGRGEADAPGALRAAGLTSLVEADLGDADTVVSGGVRDPETGVLALPATVAAAHALTASLTAALRDRPGSRPLVVGGDCSLLLGVVPAVRPAGLWFLDGHPDYLDGATSDTGETADMDLAILTGAGAPSLVSLGGAVPMLDPSAVVLLGHRTTGLDPASAAEVDRLPDALHRIAAPDLLADPAAAGRSARDLLDGDGIWLHLDLDVLDPSALPAVSYPQPGGPSWEQLADVLAPLAASPRLLGVSVADFRADLDPTGDHARRVVELLSEVVTPATR; translated from the coding sequence GTGGGCTGGTTCCTGCTCGGCGCCCCGTGGGACTGTTCCGCGTCCGGACGGGGTGAGGCGGACGCGCCCGGCGCGTTGCGGGCCGCCGGGCTGACGTCGCTGGTCGAGGCGGACCTGGGCGACGCGGACACCGTCGTCTCCGGCGGCGTCCGGGACCCGGAGACCGGGGTGCTGGCGCTGCCCGCCACGGTGGCGGCGGCCCACGCGCTGACGGCGTCGCTGACAGCCGCGCTGCGGGACCGGCCGGGGTCACGGCCGCTGGTCGTGGGCGGCGACTGCAGCCTGCTGCTCGGCGTGGTCCCGGCGGTGCGCCCGGCCGGGCTGTGGTTCCTCGACGGTCACCCCGACTACCTCGACGGCGCGACGTCCGACACCGGCGAGACCGCCGACATGGACCTCGCGATCCTCACCGGCGCCGGCGCGCCGTCGCTCGTCTCCCTGGGCGGGGCCGTGCCGATGCTCGACCCGTCCGCCGTCGTCCTGCTCGGGCACCGGACCACCGGGCTCGACCCGGCGTCGGCCGCCGAGGTGGACCGGCTGCCGGACGCGCTGCACCGGATCGCGGCGCCCGACCTGCTGGCCGACCCGGCGGCGGCCGGACGCTCGGCGCGCGACCTGCTCGACGGTGACGGGATCTGGCTGCACCTCGACCTCGACGTCCTGGATCCGTCGGCGCTGCCCGCGGTGTCGTACCCGCAGCCGGGCGGCCCGTCGTGGGAGCAACTGGCCGACGTGCTCGCCCCGCTGGCGGCGTCGCCGCGGCTGCTCGGCGTCAGCGTCGCCGACTTCCGCGCCGACCTCGACCCGACCGGCGACCACGCCCGCCGCGTGGTGGAGCTGCTGAGCGAGGTGGTTACTCCAGCCACTCGGTGA
- a CDS encoding cupin domain-containing protein: MGRATVVEQADLPVELDGSATEFEGRDHGGGEALFTVGDDEIVGRAGQIIVCPAQVPHKFAKTGTGRLEMIDVHASPVFITEWLE; this comes from the coding sequence ATCGGCCGTGCCACCGTTGTCGAGCAAGCCGACCTCCCCGTCGAGCTGGACGGATCGGCGACGGAGTTCGAGGGCCGCGATCACGGCGGCGGCGAAGCCCTCTTCACCGTCGGCGACGACGAGATCGTCGGCCGGGCCGGCCAGATCATCGTCTGCCCGGCCCAGGTGCCGCACAAGTTCGCCAAGACGGGCACCGGCCGCCTCGAGATGATCGACGTGCACGCCAGCCCGGTGTTCATCACCGAGTGGCTGGAGTAA
- a CDS encoding pyridoxal phosphate-dependent decarboxylase family protein: MSAARDDFAAALEVASTRARAWLDGLDERIVRAEVSADDVRAALGTSLPDGPSDPADVVRLLADAAEPGLVATPSGRFFGFVIGGTLPAALAADWLVSAWDQNAALRAASPAGTAVDDIAAAWLLDLLGLPPGAGVGFVTGATMANFAGLAAARDFVLARAGWDVGEHGLAGAPRVRVLVGRERHESVDSALRYLGLGAPEAVAVDDQGRMLADACAEALRDGPPTIVCLQAGNIHSGGFDPFAEIIPAAHAAGAWVHVDGAFGLWAGASPRTRALVGGAETADSWATDAHKTLNVPYDSGIVAVRDPAALRSAMSYHADYLVTDATYLEPYERVPELSRRARSVPVWAALRSLGRSGLAELVDRLCRHATAFADGIRRDVPGAEVLNDVVFTQVCLVFGDDARTREVGRRLMADGTVWMTGSRWRGREVLRISVSNWSTDDADVARGIDALTRAAVVSG; the protein is encoded by the coding sequence ATGAGTGCTGCCCGAGACGATTTCGCCGCCGCCCTGGAGGTCGCCAGTACGCGGGCCAGGGCGTGGCTGGACGGGTTGGACGAGCGGATCGTGCGCGCCGAGGTGAGCGCCGACGACGTCCGGGCGGCGCTGGGCACGTCGCTGCCCGACGGACCGTCCGATCCGGCCGACGTGGTGCGGCTGCTCGCCGACGCGGCGGAACCGGGGCTGGTGGCGACGCCGTCGGGGCGGTTCTTCGGGTTCGTCATCGGCGGCACCCTGCCGGCCGCGCTGGCGGCGGACTGGCTGGTCAGCGCGTGGGACCAGAACGCCGCCCTGCGCGCAGCCAGCCCGGCCGGCACCGCCGTCGACGACATCGCGGCGGCCTGGCTGCTCGACCTGCTGGGACTGCCGCCGGGCGCGGGCGTCGGGTTCGTCACCGGCGCGACCATGGCGAACTTCGCCGGTCTGGCGGCCGCGCGCGACTTCGTCCTGGCCCGGGCCGGCTGGGACGTCGGCGAGCACGGGCTGGCCGGGGCGCCGCGGGTCCGGGTGCTGGTCGGCCGCGAACGGCACGAGTCCGTCGACTCCGCGCTGCGCTACCTCGGGCTCGGCGCACCCGAAGCCGTCGCCGTCGACGACCAGGGCCGCATGCTGGCCGACGCGTGCGCGGAGGCGCTGCGCGACGGCCCGCCGACCATCGTCTGCCTGCAGGCCGGCAACATCCACTCCGGCGGCTTCGACCCGTTCGCCGAGATCATCCCGGCCGCTCACGCCGCGGGCGCCTGGGTGCACGTCGACGGCGCGTTCGGGCTGTGGGCGGGCGCGTCACCGCGCACCCGCGCGCTGGTCGGCGGCGCCGAGACCGCCGACTCGTGGGCGACCGACGCGCACAAGACGCTCAACGTGCCGTACGACAGCGGCATCGTCGCCGTCCGCGACCCCGCGGCGCTGCGCTCGGCCATGAGCTACCACGCGGACTACCTGGTCACCGACGCGACCTACCTCGAGCCGTACGAGCGGGTGCCGGAGCTGTCGCGGCGGGCGCGGTCGGTGCCGGTGTGGGCGGCGCTGCGCTCGCTCGGCCGGTCCGGGCTGGCCGAGCTGGTCGACCGTCTGTGCCGGCACGCGACCGCCTTCGCCGACGGCATCCGCCGCGACGTCCCCGGCGCCGAGGTGCTCAACGACGTCGTGTTCACCCAGGTCTGCCTCGTCTTCGGCGACGACGCCCGCACGCGCGAGGTCGGCCGGCGGCTGATGGCCGACGGCACCGTCTGGATGACCGGCTCCCGGTGGCGCGGGCGCGAGGTGCTGCGCATCTCGGTGAGCAACTGGTCCACCGACGACGCCGACGTCGCCCGCGGCATCGACGCCCTGACCCGGGCCGCCGTCGTCAGCGGGTGA
- a CDS encoding cytochrome d ubiquinol oxidase subunit II: protein MSFLDLALEQNHVRRITERLALVEHLAPECTTEIDVSLGLLDQEQRIACESFQQLRQRNPAKSRDEQGLWVPVARLPRQFSFPIDVRDYDGSRVPRLAQLELAGPVAAGLYQLLRNALGSHPDAKLTDSDLADFLYTTGEPRWLVQSALTMLISSRSQATLPNTTASTNSHGHRHTALRILDAYDDTLRQFFHLLGVALNEYLLVVNLDEERDNHLLSYDVPLLRKPVRGRPLNARGVYVVRYQTEVPSSLRSYHLVAATEQSLQISDMYLTSMAGTDDVERIERDLGYLATLVDPAGGQNVVPRSMVEHELETTVGALAELTRRRRWEAAEAGIPWPIESLRATETLAAAWHTRSGPFLDNVRVIADRLRRAATEITTQQLGSDYFQTDVVSASRNHAYWRRLEEPVATTERTQIEVGILVQDATRSGPRALLAYAGTVLVLSYATIALLAGGFWWPFLDHPDLRDGIERDALVAVLLLVPGFLYTRLQLPPRHSIAARVRERSRYLAYATIAVAIAEALTIATVTSDDTLVVVFAIGVACLAVLVALSIVVDLPRRELRLTTPTVPTWARRQGRGSTYTPDVEFAALGVMRNHGYEGSAGSGARDSAARLRLSLRRARRSGQLPGAPSA from the coding sequence TTGTCGTTTCTCGACCTCGCGTTGGAGCAGAATCACGTCCGCCGCATCACCGAACGGCTGGCATTGGTCGAACACCTGGCACCGGAATGCACGACCGAGATCGACGTCAGTCTCGGGCTGCTCGACCAGGAGCAGCGCATCGCCTGCGAGTCGTTCCAGCAACTGCGCCAGCGCAACCCGGCGAAAAGCCGCGACGAGCAGGGCCTCTGGGTGCCGGTCGCCCGCCTCCCACGCCAGTTCAGCTTCCCGATCGACGTGCGCGACTACGACGGCTCCCGGGTGCCGCGGCTGGCCCAGCTCGAGCTGGCCGGGCCGGTGGCCGCGGGTCTCTACCAGTTGCTCCGGAACGCGCTCGGCAGTCACCCGGACGCCAAGCTCACCGACAGCGACCTCGCGGATTTCCTGTACACGACCGGTGAGCCGAGATGGCTCGTGCAATCGGCATTGACCATGCTGATCTCCAGCCGGTCGCAGGCGACTCTGCCGAACACCACGGCGTCCACGAACAGTCACGGACATCGGCACACGGCGCTGCGGATCCTCGACGCCTACGACGACACCTTGCGGCAATTCTTCCATCTCCTGGGCGTCGCGCTGAACGAATACCTGCTGGTCGTGAATCTCGATGAGGAACGCGACAATCACCTCCTCAGCTACGACGTCCCGCTGCTGCGGAAACCGGTGCGCGGCCGGCCGCTCAACGCGCGCGGCGTCTACGTCGTGCGCTACCAGACCGAGGTACCCAGCAGCCTGCGCTCGTATCACCTCGTCGCGGCGACCGAGCAGTCGCTGCAGATCTCGGACATGTACCTCACGTCGATGGCCGGCACGGACGACGTCGAACGGATCGAGCGCGACCTCGGCTACCTGGCCACGCTGGTCGATCCGGCCGGCGGCCAGAACGTCGTGCCGAGAAGCATGGTGGAGCACGAGCTCGAGACCACCGTCGGCGCGCTGGCCGAGCTCACCCGCCGGCGGCGCTGGGAGGCCGCCGAGGCCGGGATCCCGTGGCCGATCGAGAGTCTGCGGGCCACCGAGACCCTCGCCGCCGCCTGGCACACCCGGTCCGGGCCGTTCCTCGACAACGTCCGGGTCATCGCGGACCGGCTGCGGCGCGCCGCGACGGAGATCACGACGCAACAGCTGGGCTCCGACTACTTCCAGACCGACGTGGTCTCGGCGTCGCGGAACCATGCGTACTGGCGCCGGCTGGAGGAGCCGGTCGCGACGACGGAGCGCACGCAGATCGAGGTCGGGATCCTGGTCCAGGACGCGACCCGGTCGGGTCCGCGCGCCCTGCTCGCCTACGCCGGCACGGTCCTGGTGCTGTCCTACGCGACGATCGCGCTGCTCGCCGGCGGGTTCTGGTGGCCGTTCCTGGACCACCCCGACCTGCGGGACGGCATCGAGCGGGACGCGCTCGTGGCCGTGCTGCTGCTGGTCCCCGGGTTCCTCTACACCCGCCTGCAGTTGCCGCCCCGGCACTCGATCGCGGCCAGGGTCCGGGAACGGTCGCGGTACCTCGCCTACGCCACCATCGCCGTGGCCATCGCGGAGGCGCTCACGATCGCCACGGTGACCTCGGACGACACCCTGGTGGTCGTCTTCGCGATCGGCGTGGCCTGCCTGGCCGTCCTCGTGGCGCTCAGCATCGTGGTGGACCTGCCGCGGCGCGAGTTGCGCCTGACGACGCCGACGGTCCCGACGTGGGCGCGGCGGCAGGGCCGGGGCAGCACCTACACGCCCGACGTCGAGTTCGCCGCCCTGGGGGTGATGAGGAACCATGGCTACGAAGGAAGCGCCGGCTCCGGAGCACGAGACTCCGCTGCCCGACTCCGTCTATCGCTCCGGCGTGCGCGCCGTTCAGGTCAACTTCCAGGTGCACCATCTGCGTGA